ACTGAAGATTAGTATCACACATCTTTTTACTCACATGACAGCAAGCTAAATCCTATTAGTGTCATATCTGATTGAGACAAGCCTGTTGTGGTATATTTTAGGAATTTCCTCTTTCAGTCTCCTTTAGTTCCACATTTGGTGTCAAAAGGTGATTTACCGAATGGAGATCTAACACAAAACAGAAGTACACAGTGCTTTCCTGACAACAGTTTATCTTTTTAAGGTTTAACATTGAAAAAGTAAATCGAAAACTGTGGTGCCTTTCAAACGTGCAAAAACTGTGAGTATACTAGAGCAAAGGGAAAAGCTCAAAGATGAAATCAAATATGTTGTGGGTAAAACATTCTTAACAACTTGTGTCACATGTCATCCAGCAGACAGATATACATGTCCCCATCTCAGTAACTTAACCTGATCTTCTCACGCTCCAGTGATATACTGTTGACTTTTAATGCTTCACTCCATGTCTGTTTTAATCTAACTTGAGCACAACTTTCCTCTGCCCCCTTTTCTCAAAAAGTTTTCAATATGTGGACCATGAAAGATGAGGATTGTACATTTTAAGGTATCATCAAACATCTCTTTAGAAAAAGACATATATCAAGAAAAAGTGACAGTAActatgaaacacatgaaaaaggCAGTGTTGTGCTCCAGCTACAAGACAAAATACTCCATGAGTATATGTGATTGTCCAGCAAAACAAAATCTCCCAATGGTCAGAATCAGAGTTATTTTTAACTCATTGTGTCATGGAAAAACTGCTCTCCCTTTCCGCTGAGACTGAAATACTCCTACCTGGTTTTAGATGGCGAGCAGTGAAGGATGTAGATTATCGGGGTACGTCTTCCCAGATCACAACAACCCCGGTGTCACCGCGCTGCTGGCTTTGAAGGTTAACTGCGAGAGTGCAAGTTCTCAGCTGACACTCAGACCCAAGCCCTCCACCCAAGCGTCTGAGCGTGTCTGTCCTCTTTTGGCACCACAGGCAGCTCCACATGTTGCGTAGAGTACATGGCTGCCCCCAGCTGGTTTCTCACACATATGAGCCCTACTATAAAACTAGAACTGTAAAAGCTTATAGGACTGTATtgtaaaaaaactaaaaatagaCGATGACACCAAAGCAGtcatcaaaaatatattttattggaTGGTTTATAAAGATACATACACAGGCAAACATTACAGATACTGTTCAGTAAACTTGGCAACAAAATGGACTCTTGACATGATATGAATGACCTTTGTTCGTCTCTGACGAATCAACCATGGTGCTGACacctttcctcttcttttcaagTACAGCAGCGTCTTTTATCAGTGTCCTCTGTCAGTAAAAGTGCATCCTCACATTGTCGGTCATGCTGCGACACTAACATCctaaaatgaaagaaatcatATTCACAACAGTGAATAAAAACGAGTTTACAGTTAACACAGCAGATTCTGCTGCCAGTTAATCAGGGTTTGAAAAttagattaaacaaaaatgacaaatattttgttttcagcttttcaaaatgtgattatttgctgcttttctctgtaattCTATCATTCAGTTTTAGAATGTTTGTCCAACAAAACGATGATCAGAAGATATCACCTAGGACTCACTGTAAGaccaaaagagaaagatgattaattataaaaaaaaaaattgcaaattatTTGATCGTGAGAAAATTGCTAGTTTAGTTGTAGCCCTGACTGGAAACACCTCTCAACAGAACCCAATACAgttcagcagcaacacaataaCATATAATCCAAAACATCTATAAGAAgaataattaagaaaaatagtaataaatgaattatttgaTATATTGATCAATATCCGGCATAAATAATCCACCACAGGTTTTAACAATTCGATTaaacatttatcaaataatgacaaaaaatgttaagcTTTTAATATGTGATTATTTACTACTTTCCCCTGTACTTTTCAACgtgtctgaaaaaaaacaaatgatatgtGCCAAAAAACTTCCAACACAGCAGATAGAAACATTTTACAGGATCCAGATGATGTGAAGgacatacagaaataaataagataagAAATAAGAAGCCATACCTGGCAAGATCAGTCATCAGCTCCTCGATGTTATGTCCAGTTTTGGCGCTGCACTCGTAAAACAAAGCTTGGTGTTGCTGCATAAACCaggaagtaaaaatgaaacatttgatttaatttaatctatATTAAAGTAGGTATTTCTTCTTCAGCAGCGACATTGTGAGTAAATCATGCAAGAAGAGGTTTGAATATTCAAGTGTGCCTCACCTCTGCTAGTCTCTGGCCCTTCCCTGCTGTCACTCTTCTGCTGTGATCGTCTGCCAGGTCCAGTTTGTTCGCCAGCAGCATCAGTACTGCACCGTCACACATCTTTTCCTAGGAAAGACATACAGCAGGttacaatacaaacaaaaactgaagcaaaaaatacatcaatataACTCAGATGTCAGCAGAAATTTTCTACTGCTCTGCGTTGTCATTTACCTGCATGTGTATTTAAATTGGGACAaactgttttgcatgtttttccaTCTCTACCTGCTCACCTTTACAGAGTGCATCCATCCTCTCACAGCAGTGAAGGAGGCGGAGTGAGTGAGGTCATACATGGCGAGGATACCGTCAGCTTTGCGGAAGTATTGCTCAGTGATGCTTCGAAACctggatgaaataaaaagacTTACAATGATTCTGCAGCACAAATGGTCACAAATGTTAAAGccacatgaaaaacacatggcTGGGAAAGATCTGAGTGAGCTGTGTTCCATCTGACCTCTCCTGTCCTGCGGTGTCCCAGAGCTgcatggtgatggtggtggagccCACAGTTACAGTCTTCATCTGGAAATCTATACCTGGAACCAACATGGTTTCATACTTTACTGACATATCCACCGAGGTGTACGTTAATCGCTGCAAAAACAgtgataataaaagaaaagcttACCGACAGTAGCGCTCATTTTATTGTAGAAGTGTCCCGTGCAGTAGTGCTGGATGAAGGAGGTCTTACCCACGCCGGAGTTACCCAGGAACACCACCTTGAACACTCGCTGAGGACTGACAATGTTGCTCTAAAATTCAGGTAAAGGCACCAGACTGAACATTTTGGTTTCATtgtaatgttgtatttttcttttggcGCTCTATGATCACTGTGCAGATGACAAAATCCGTAATAATAATCTTATAATAATTACAACTTGGTTTATCTGTCACcttttaaaactgtgtgtgctTTGACAGACAAAGCAGAGCATGAAACGCAGGAGGAGCATGTAACAGGTTAAACACTCAACAGTCAAgccaaagagaaagaaacccTGACTAAcagaagtgaaaacacaaggacaaaataagagggaaaaaaacaatacacattaaattaaaaagagtAAGTGCAATGAGAGGATGATAAGAAGACAACATCATATCAAGAGGAATTAGAAACAGATAAAAACTTTGATAGtgaaaaagaatttaaaaagatGACTTCATATGAAAGCAAGTATGTAAAAGTGggttttaagaagtgatttTAAAGAAGTTACTGTTTTTGCAAGCCTCATCTCCTCAGGTAGGTTGTTACAAAGTTGGGGGGTCCTGGCAGCAAAAGCACGGGCATCTTTAGACTTAAACCTGGCGATGGAAAGGCCAGAAGGGCCCTACCTCAGGATCTAAGGCTGTGAACAAGTagacatacactatattgctATATTGCTACTATTAtaagtattcactcacccatccaaataactgaaatcaggttttccaatcacttccatggccacaggtgtataaaagaagcacctaggcatgcagactatttctacaaacatttgtaaaagaaTGGGTcactctcaggagctcagtgaattccagcatggtactgtgaaaggatgccacctgtgcaacaaatccagttttGAAATTTCCttgctcctaaatattccacagtcaaaaCTGTGGAAACTGtggaaatgtggaaaacaacaaCCTATCAGTTCTGCAGCACTGTAATGCTCAGACTTAGCTCccatctccagctcctcctAGTCCCCTCTTACTGAATACTCAACctgctttgattggtcagctcaaacaTGCCTGAGACAGCATTGCTCACTACGTCTATGGtcagctctgtcatgttttcagcttttgttcaggggagagagagacaacaaggCGTTTCTGTGGGAGACAGGAGCTCCCATTTGAGCGAACATTGGGCTTTTTAACATTCAAGAGCTTTCACATGCAAAAAACCTTTAGTATAAAACACcgaaggaaaggaagaaaatgaaaaacgcATAATCGGTCTCCTTTAAAACCAGCAAGAAGCCGAGCTGCTGCATTCTGTCAAAGTTGGAGGCGAGCTAGAATTTCAGTGTCTGCCATAAAAGAGGAGTTGAGTTGATAAAAGATGAGTGCATGAATGACTTTCTCATCTTCCTCACCTGAATGTAGCTGCTGCAAcggtgttaaaaaaaagtcatgggTGTGATGTATTTGTGGATTTAATATGTCCCCTACCTGAGTTTGCATCTGTTCAACATGTTCACGACTGACCCTATGTGACGGCTGGTGTCTCTTGGTTGTATTTGtcacctctttctctttgttctgCTCCAACTCATCGGATGAGCTCAGCTGTCTTCAGAATCAATGAATACACACAATTAGTTACCTACTCGGGCAATCTGCCTCACATTACTGCAAAGATGACAAATGTGACATCAGATGTGGTCAGTCATACAAACCTTTTCAGTGGCTTGTCTTGCAGTAAGTAGTTACCTATGATTGACCCTTTCTTCTGCAAAGGCTTTGTGACATTTGGAGTCTGAAAGGTTTTTGTGGGAAGTGAGGCAGAAGAAATGAGTAGCGTTAAGATTTTTATAAAGAAGGTATTTTAGTGTATATAATATGCGCATTCTATTTTCCAAGCATCATCTTCTCTGTAGAAATAGTAAATTCTTCACACGGGCAGGTTAATTTTTAGTTGTTAAGTATTTAGTCCAATATTGAAATCTTTCTGCTGCAAAGAAGTTTAACATCATAATCATCAGAATTTTGATAAAGGGCTTTATTAGTATGGTCATCTGACCCACCTCAGGTCACCTGCATAAATAGTGCTATGTACAGTATCATTAATAAAGATATAAAACACTCTTTCCTTCGACTTGACACAGGACagaatacatttcttttcataaaactcttcacttcactgaaaaaaactgaaaaaacaagatACACGCTGACATTGCAAAATGTCCCAAGCAAGTTCAATCAATAACCGAACCATAACAGTGCCAGTATAAATAATCATTGTCCAGCATGAAGCCTTCCAAGACTTAGCTTAGGTGGGATAAATCTTCTGTGTCCACGGGGTACAAAGGTCTTCACTGAGGTAATGAGTTAATGGCAGAGCAGGATGGACAgaagtgtgtctgtgactgtgactaACCCTCCTCTGAGCCTGTTGGACATCTTTCTCGTCTCGCAGCCTTTTGTTCATGTCCCTGAGATAAAGGTAGAAAATCTGTTACAACCAACATCACACTGCTGGATCCTTGCTTAGATTGATGTGTAACTGAATAACACAAAAGACATGAATAAAGTACAGAAACTAGAGAACCACTtgactgaagcagcagctgttaCCTCAAAAGCTCCAGTTGTCTCAAGAGACTGTCCTTCTCTTTCTGTATGTTCCTTGACACCTTCATCACATTTCTACAGCGAAGCAAACACGAGACTGTTAAAGCATGAGTCTGCAattattctctctttttcttcttggcaataaatccaaaaagaaataatgaatagATCCTTCTAAGTACTGCCTATGTAGTCACACCCTTCCATAACTTAATGCAATAGATTTTAAAACAGGTCAACAAGCCACATCTTCGTCATAATTATGAACATGGACACTGTAGTTGACTTTGAGCTGATCCCACAGACACCGTCCTGCTGCCATAAATGCTCATTATGGcatcaaatgtgtatttatccACAACAGAAAATAGTCCCAAACAACTACACTTAttacttctgtgtgtgtggtgtttgctAAAGATTATAGTGCCGAACTGCTTTAGGTCATTACTTCAGTCAGGAACATTCTTGTCATAGGTTTAAACATTTATTGCAACATATAGAAATATAGTTATGTTTGGTGCTGGTGGCTGTGCTCTTAAGATGCTCCCTGAATTGACCAGGCATCATGCTTAGGGAACACAATGCAGAAAGCACAAAGAGTGAGAATCTACTCTACATTAATCTAATAAAGGCAGTAGCAAGCTTGCCAGCAGAAGTAGTAGGAATAGTTATGAGCGAGGAGGATGTTATTTAAATGGACCACCCTCTGCAGACAATGGTTGTGATTGGTGTCTGACTGATTGGTAACAATGATTTAATTGGCAGGCTGCCAGAGACCTCatagacatttttcaaagtcCAAATGATTGTTTACAGTAATCTTATTTTAAAACTTGTCTAACACAGATGAGATACGCGACGTCTACAGCATGTAGTATGTGCTGTTAGATACTCACCTCTGCCTGGCTTCTTGTTCTCGGGCAGCATCGTGCTGCAACAGGCTGAGCTGACCCAGCgcagcctgcagctgctctttGCTGCTCTCCACCTGCTCCTGTAACTGGATGTTGAGGCTCCgcagctgctggttctgctgtttgatgtttgctttttcatAGCTCACCTGTTGGATTCTGGTCTCCagctgaggacagagacagttgattcaactaaataaattaaactatCACTCTTCACATTTTTTGGAACCAACATTAATGGTGTTTGGATGGCCACCTCTTTCTGTTTGGTCAGACTGTTCTCCAGCTCTTGCTCCCGaatcttcagctcctcctcaagTTGTTGccctctctgcttctgtttaATGGTCTCCTTGATTTAACAATAAATGTAGTCAATGCTGTTATGATGTTCGCTTttgttaaacacaaaacacaggacTAAATTACACACGTGTGTACCTGAGCCaggtgtttctctctctcctctcgcaTCTGGCTTTCCATTTCTTCATATATGGACCGAACAACCTGATCATGTTCACTC
This sequence is a window from Acanthopagrus latus isolate v.2019 chromosome 8, fAcaLat1.1, whole genome shotgun sequence. Protein-coding genes within it:
- the cracr2b gene encoding EF-hand calcium-binding domain-containing protein 4A, with translation MSNWLNDGEVLVGQGSGEAMPVSPRPRGLPAGSPRPGRVQSPLTSPRAREVMPGSPQAETMGKAKELFVLCDKEGKGFITKRDMQRLQGELPLSPEQLETVFESLDRQSNGFLTPVEFNTGLGELVGLEDTTELSQDEAEEDMDGVDRSQDPTAVRFANILMELGADKLFKDQQEFNSLWCDLQRDRPELLSLLEGILIHAVSHLQDSIRERDSLEQALCRRESEHDQVVRSIYEEMESQMREEREKHLAQETIKQKQRGQQLEEELKIREQELENSLTKQKELETRIQQVSYEKANIKQQNQQLRSLNIQLQEQVESSKEQLQAALGQLSLLQHDAAREQEARQRNVMKVSRNIQKEKDSLLRQLELLRDMNKRLRDEKDVQQAQRRTPNVTKPLQKKGSIIGNYLLQDKPLKRQLSSSDELEQNKEKEVTNTTKRHQPSHRVSREHVEQMQTQSNIVSPQRVFKVVFLGNSGVGKTSFIQHYCTGHFYNKMSATVGIDFQMKTVTVGSTTITMQLWDTAGQERFRSITEQYFRKADGILAMYDLTHSASFTAVRGWMHSVKEKMCDGAVLMLLANKLDLADDHSRRVTAGKGQRLAEQHQALFYECSAKTGHNIEELMTDLARMLVSQHDRQCEDALLLTEDTDKRRCCT